A DNA window from Methanococcus voltae PS contains the following coding sequences:
- the dgt gene encoding deoxyguanosinetriphosphate triphosphohydrolase family protein: protein MNIKNYDHFRTIISEKLAQKSKETDRRFYGLEKEKMPLNSAEHPYAVRKEFERDRGRIMFSKSFRRLEHKAQIYTHEKGDHYRNRLTHTIEVSQLSRSLAKNLGLNVDLAEAIAVGHDIGHTPFGHEGERVLHEIMSGNNSLGGKIEYNLPHGGFKHNYQGLKVLDILECRHEKSFGLNLTWQVLEGVLKHTRTKLKKCANIDENDKKLRKYGDCKNCNSICYDLEKFLIDEELINKKIINAGKHYNKNFNNFLKDMACYENSVTLEGQIVAIADEIAQRQHDLDDGLRDEKLGMEYGKLLKTITEAITDILHKNSQESDEKAYSLLSELLNSLECHKQKYQELQESTENNEFYIKELFIRDIIDYFIKDVSYTSFENIYKNEHSTKDSTNPCEMEQIKNEMEKYKDFKYYPYEVITFSELGEELNKKLESIINKICLSNDVRRFDAKSEYIIKQLYKAYYNKPEQLSNAVIKIIEYRLNNAVKKYFCMLDEDSLKPNPQYCSKENNIRFLTFNFEDGISKPLELPSGEKISIVKLLKLDSLEIIKFLEEYSGEKEISTLYNKNEEERLKDYYTELLKKPFKNIDSKERYLRFILACNYIYMSSICDHIALMTDSYAKKEYKALYME, encoded by the coding sequence ATGAATATCAAGAATTACGACCATTTCAGAACAATAATTTCTGAAAAGTTAGCACAAAAGTCAAAAGAAACTGATAGACGGTTTTATGGATTGGAAAAAGAAAAAATGCCCTTAAACAGTGCAGAACATCCCTATGCAGTCAGAAAGGAGTTTGAAAGAGACAGGGGGAGAATAATGTTCTCCAAGTCGTTTAGGAGATTAGAACATAAAGCTCAAATTTATACTCATGAAAAAGGAGACCATTACAGAAATAGATTAACGCATACTATTGAAGTATCTCAACTTTCAAGAAGTTTGGCAAAGAATTTAGGATTAAATGTGGATTTAGCAGAAGCAATTGCAGTAGGTCACGATATTGGACATACACCTTTTGGACATGAGGGGGAAAGAGTATTACATGAAATTATGTCTGGCAATAATAGTTTAGGTGGTAAAATAGAATACAATTTACCGCATGGTGGTTTTAAACATAACTATCAGGGTTTAAAAGTATTGGATATTTTAGAGTGCAGGCACGAAAAATCTTTTGGGCTAAATTTAACATGGCAGGTTTTAGAAGGAGTATTAAAACATACTCGTACCAAATTAAAAAAATGTGCTAACATAGATGAAAATGATAAAAAATTAAGAAAATATGGGGATTGTAAAAATTGTAATTCAATATGTTATGACTTGGAAAAATTTTTAATTGACGAAGAGTTAATTAATAAAAAAATTATTAATGCAGGAAAGCACTATAATAAGAATTTTAATAATTTTTTAAAGGATATGGCATGCTATGAGAATTCTGTAACGTTAGAAGGTCAAATTGTAGCAATTGCTGATGAAATTGCACAAAGACAACATGATTTAGACGATGGTTTACGTGACGAAAAGTTAGGTATGGAATATGGCAAATTATTAAAAACTATTACTGAGGCCATAACTGATATACTACATAAAAATTCACAGGAAAGTGACGAAAAAGCATATTCTTTATTAAGTGAACTTTTAAACTCTTTAGAATGCCATAAACAAAAATACCAAGAGTTGCAAGAATCCACAGAAAATAATGAATTTTATATTAAAGAATTATTTATTAGAGACATTATTGACTACTTTATAAAAGATGTATCTTACACGTCTTTTGAGAATATTTATAAAAATGAACATTCAACCAAGGATTCCACAAACCCTTGTGAAATGGAACAAATCAAAAATGAAATGGAAAAATATAAAGATTTTAAATATTATCCTTATGAGGTAATAACCTTTTCAGAATTGGGTGAGGAGTTAAATAAAAAATTGGAATCAATAATCAATAAAATTTGTTTATCTAATGACGTTCGTAGATTTGATGCAAAATCCGAGTATATTATAAAACAACTTTATAAAGCATATTATAATAAACCAGAACAATTATCCAATGCCGTTATAAAAATAATTGAATATCGATTAAACAATGCAGTAAAAAAATATTTTTGTATGTTAGATGAAGATTCCTTGAAACCTAATCCTCAATATTGTAGTAAGGAAAATAATATTAGATTTTTAACCTTTAATTTTGAAGATGGAATTAGTAAACCGTTAGAATTACCGAGTGGAGAAAAAATTTCAATTGTTAAACTCTTAAAATTAGATTCCTTAGAAATTATCAAATTTTTGGAAGAATATAGTGGAGAAAAAGAAATCAGTACATTATATAATAAAAATGAAGAAGAAAGGTTAAAAGATTACTATACTGAATTATTGAAAAAACCATTTAAAAATATTGATTCAAAAGAGAGATATCTTAGATTTATTTTAGCATGTAATTACATATACATGTCATCAATTTGTGATCATATCGCATTAATGACCGATAGCTATGCTAAAAAAGAATATAAAGCGTTATATATGGAATAA
- a CDS encoding ATP-dependent nuclease — MLLDSVHIKNYKSIEDLELNFKNNCTILLGINGSGKSNILDAICCASSRYARIVNYDRDCNKNARRKMKPIEITYYYKLTKESSFYDYLVSKNIVGVDPFLDKVYCTNKLTIENGKTYDYTYKFNQEFIEKIAINNTYDPANKIFNPVTVFDPSKNTVKMFMNGQSNTEYIKTEMIDEELEGIVSEFKDTIKGLGPLNVNYWTREPQYLLIGDVKVVDMRNNIEHNMPLRNILYIYGKKELGFNNDETENLEKLKNALNLIMNDETEKKTCKVCLTKLINEHLAEVWPNHTTYLDIDIEGIGENAVFKFTVKDKGLDNNYYKMNERSDGYKQFMSILLSISTGNLCDKFKNSILVIDEPEKGLHISAIEYLRNELIRISKNNNVIISTHSPYIADKNKLNRHIKVHKESGKTRIEYISKDDPLCDEVIYQALGTSILNIVSENVIVFEGLTDAEVFNCMTTKLKENDFDIADITAINAEGATNVHQYIKHLKNNKIIQSYVFLDSDKAGKSAMKKIKEDTLEYSSRCFSITDVLNYSFGESKEEVKKIPNKNRELEDMLPVEKVLEIASKIFEQDFKEKYNKNSTNTLLDQIKHLCVSNNVYDNNKTNLKIMICRNVCKDIKDNDMEYLDKNYPLYVKYVKNIHNILKSQGLNNKNK; from the coding sequence ATGTTATTAGATAGTGTACATATTAAAAATTATAAAAGTATTGAAGATTTGGAATTAAATTTTAAAAATAATTGTACTATTTTATTAGGAATTAATGGAAGTGGTAAAAGTAACATTTTAGATGCAATATGCTGCGCATCATCTCGCTATGCTCGTATTGTAAATTATGATAGGGATTGCAATAAAAATGCAAGAAGAAAAATGAAACCAATTGAGATTACTTATTATTATAAATTAACTAAAGAAAGTTCTTTTTATGACTACTTAGTTTCTAAAAATATTGTAGGTGTGGATCCTTTTTTGGATAAAGTTTATTGCACTAATAAACTAACTATTGAAAATGGTAAAACTTATGATTACACTTATAAATTTAATCAAGAATTTATTGAAAAAATTGCCATTAATAATACTTATGATCCAGCAAATAAAATTTTTAACCCCGTTACAGTTTTCGATCCATCCAAAAATACCGTTAAAATGTTTATGAATGGCCAATCTAATACGGAATATATTAAAACGGAAATGATCGACGAAGAACTTGAAGGTATCGTAAGTGAATTTAAAGATACAATAAAAGGATTAGGTCCTTTAAATGTTAATTATTGGACCAGAGAACCCCAATATTTACTAATAGGTGACGTAAAAGTAGTTGACATGCGAAATAATATTGAACATAATATGCCTTTAAGAAATATATTATACATATACGGAAAAAAAGAATTAGGATTTAATAATGATGAAACTGAGAATTTAGAAAAGTTAAAAAATGCATTAAATTTAATAATGAATGATGAAACCGAGAAAAAAACCTGTAAAGTATGTTTAACAAAATTAATAAATGAACATCTTGCAGAGGTCTGGCCAAATCATACTACTTATTTAGATATAGATATTGAAGGTATTGGGGAAAATGCAGTATTTAAATTTACCGTTAAAGATAAAGGTCTTGATAACAATTATTATAAAATGAACGAACGTAGCGATGGTTATAAACAATTTATGTCCATACTATTATCTATATCTACGGGAAATTTATGTGATAAGTTTAAGAACTCGATATTGGTAATTGACGAACCTGAAAAGGGGTTACATATAAGTGCAATCGAATATTTAAGGAACGAACTCATTAGAATTTCCAAAAATAACAATGTTATAATATCTACACATTCTCCTTACATAGCAGATAAAAATAAATTAAACCGTCATATCAAAGTCCATAAAGAATCTGGAAAAACCCGAATTGAATATATATCTAAAGACGATCCATTATGTGACGAAGTTATTTATCAAGCTTTAGGAACGTCCATTCTAAATATAGTTTCTGAAAATGTTATAGTTTTTGAAGGTTTAACGGATGCAGAAGTTTTTAACTGTATGACTACAAAACTCAAAGAAAATGATTTTGATATTGCAGACATAACTGCAATAAATGCAGAAGGTGCTACAAACGTCCACCAATATATAAAACATTTGAAAAACAATAAAATAATACAAAGCTATGTATTTTTAGACTCAGATAAAGCAGGTAAAAGTGCAATGAAAAAGATAAAAGAAGATACATTAGAATATTCAAGTCGTTGTTTTTCAATAACTGATGTGTTAAATTATAGTTTTGGCGAATCAAAAGAAGAAGTGAAAAAAATACCTAATAAAAATCGAGAATTAGAAGATATGTTACCTGTAGAAAAAGTTTTAGAAATAGCTTCAAAAATTTTTGAACAGGACTTTAAAGAAAAATATAATAAAAATTCTACAAATACCCTATTAGATCAAATAAAACATTTATGTGTATCGAATAATGTTTATGATAATAATAAGACTAATTTAAAAATTATGATTTGTAGAAACGTATGTAAAGATATTAAAGATAATGATATGGAATATTTAGATAAAAATTATCCTTTATATGTAAAATATGTAAAAAATATCCATAATATTCTAAAATCTCAGGGATTAAATAATAAAAATAAATAA
- a CDS encoding recombinase family protein — protein MIIGYARVSTKDQNLERQVQDLKKVGCEKIYLEKISGTIRNRPEFTKMFDSLSNEDIIIVTELTRISRSTKDLVEIVENCKSLNVEIKSLKESWLDTSSAHGKLLFTIFAGLAQFERDLTSERTKNGLAVARARGRVGGRPKVDSNKLSMAIKLYNSGEYSVSQISNITNVSKATLYRYLGK, from the coding sequence ATGATTATAGGTTATGCAAGAGTATCGACAAAAGACCAAAACTTAGAACGACAAGTTCAAGATTTAAAAAAAGTAGGTTGTGAAAAAATCTATTTGGAAAAGATTTCAGGAACTATAAGAAATAGACCTGAATTTACTAAAATGTTTGATAGTTTATCTAATGAAGATATAATAATCGTTACAGAACTTACACGTATTTCAAGAAGTACAAAAGATTTAGTTGAAATTGTTGAAAACTGTAAATCTTTAAACGTTGAGATTAAAAGTTTAAAGGAATCCTGGCTCGATACGAGTTCAGCACATGGTAAGCTTCTTTTCACTATCTTTGCAGGGTTAGCCCAGTTTGAAAGGGACTTAACCTCTGAAAGAACTAAGAACGGTTTAGCAGTTGCACGAGCTCGTGGTCGAGTTGGTGGACGTCCTAAGGTAGATTCTAATAAATTATCTATGGCTATAAAGCTTTATAACTCTGGAGAGTATTCCGTATCTCAAATTAGTAATATTACTAATGTGAGTAAAGCTACGCTTTATAGATATTTAGGTAAATAG
- a CDS encoding PKD domain-containing protein, protein MKNMKKYIFLFLILLAFLSINSVSADFNYYTNIEVTEFEGTSATFPIYLVDRIPDFNNNGFIDNEDKLYFKQHQYALINYDCVKEDGSDIVAYMNGNIVPQKLDSFKINQLSENKIIVKGTTNEPTITLNIQYIDLNSTSHMISETVNVENTNYYYEMSTENIKDNSEINIEIPQKNTNIQGIINKKPIILSKLYVKITETGTLAVKFDNDNPPTPETITVQKNYCNYFIDNDVLTAKIIDIPASSTTNVYIEETSNPVIVSSPTQVFDFYCDASTYDANDWTWGYGATTTIANNRVYLNSNQDKGNMHTKTMYTHNTRLKMNGQIIKGTYFGFINDYRLEAGTLSPKYQYIYTDYYYSRYRQFYYESGVSIQYITDDISETNNDRLFTIDWYSDKIVSSADGYSVYKDKTMGNTQYVIYRLDTSLSSSSSMSFKYLSVQKIDKNVEITKIFEDNKLKAFVKNNNNYALNNYQIDINISDLNSPNYVNVYTTTLNEDPITSNSNIDYYSTGYQNEVDYPSIVKVGQSFELIINGELPTTTIVNWGDGSSNTMNSNTITHSYSQTGNYIITITYNNEITKNYDITVQEIEYINYLVNFYYEDNSTKFNDSLVINTENLNKNTNDSINVSLPENSLIVVSYNNVVRSVYTSENSIINIYMPSKTSYLSQVRLSSYYDDKITVKSTDNKIICENTKELNTYLMTGKVYKIYINDVFYKDLTVDGAKDISLPYSNSNTGLEIHATQNDKCVIIYGKSSSEETLKVEFKSNYGNYTNNYKITSDMTIIQIDKSTIIDNINNTPNQFKVDLKIYDSSNKLIQSETMVLINNKITENTNDSKLFSLVIALVILITLLIVPKSYFHMSLLMAGGVFAILSVYLENNLSIITVGFFTGLAIVYFIKSKMGK, encoded by the coding sequence ATGAAAAATATGAAGAAATACATTTTTCTTTTTTTGATTTTATTAGCTTTTTTATCGATAAATTCCGTTTCTGCTGATTTTAATTATTATACTAATATTGAAGTTACAGAATTCGAAGGAACTTCTGCAACTTTTCCAATTTATTTAGTCGATAGAATCCCTGATTTTAACAACAATGGATTTATAGATAATGAAGATAAATTGTACTTTAAACAGCACCAATATGCTTTAATAAACTACGATTGTGTAAAAGAAGACGGTTCAGACATAGTAGCTTATATGAATGGAAATATCGTTCCTCAAAAATTAGATAGTTTTAAAATTAATCAATTATCCGAAAATAAAATAATCGTTAAGGGAACTACAAACGAACCAACGATAACGCTTAATATTCAATATATCGATTTAAACAGCACTTCGCATATGATTTCTGAAACCGTAAACGTTGAAAATACCAACTACTACTATGAAATGAGTACTGAAAATATAAAAGATAATTCAGAAATTAATATTGAAATTCCTCAAAAAAATACAAATATTCAAGGAATAATCAATAAAAAACCAATTATTTTAAGTAAATTATATGTGAAAATTACAGAAACTGGAACGTTAGCTGTAAAATTTGACAATGATAATCCACCAACACCTGAAACGATAACTGTTCAAAAAAATTATTGTAATTATTTTATCGATAACGACGTTTTAACTGCCAAGATTATAGATATTCCGGCAAGTAGTACGACTAATGTGTACATTGAAGAAACATCTAACCCCGTAATTGTAAGTAGTCCTACTCAAGTGTTTGATTTTTATTGTGACGCTTCCACTTATGATGCAAACGATTGGACATGGGGGTATGGTGCAACAACAACCATTGCAAATAATAGAGTATATTTAAATTCAAACCAGGATAAAGGCAATATGCATACAAAAACAATGTATACACATAATACTCGTTTAAAAATGAATGGACAAATTATTAAAGGAACATATTTTGGTTTTATAAATGATTATAGGTTAGAAGCTGGTACTTTATCCCCAAAGTACCAATATATCTATACAGACTATTATTACTCAAGATATAGACAGTTTTACTACGAATCAGGCGTATCTATACAATATATTACAGATGATATATCCGAAACTAATAACGACCGATTATTCACAATAGATTGGTATTCTGATAAAATTGTATCTTCGGCGGATGGATACAGTGTATATAAAGATAAAACGATGGGAAACACACAATATGTAATATATAGATTAGATACATCGCTTTCTTCTTCGTCTTCGATGTCTTTTAAATATTTGTCAGTTCAAAAAATTGATAAAAATGTTGAAATCACTAAAATTTTTGAAGATAATAAATTAAAGGCATTTGTAAAAAATAATAACAATTATGCACTAAATAATTATCAAATTGATATTAATATAAGTGATTTAAATTCTCCAAATTATGTTAATGTGTATACTACAACACTAAATGAAGACCCCATAACTTCAAATTCAAATATCGATTATTATTCGACAGGTTATCAAAATGAAGTAGACTATCCAAGCATTGTAAAAGTAGGGCAATCTTTTGAGTTAATAATTAATGGGGAGTTACCTACTACAACGATAGTAAATTGGGGTGACGGTTCATCAAATACAATGAATTCAAACACAATTACACACAGTTATTCACAAACGGGAAATTATATTATCACCATAACTTATAACAACGAAATAACTAAAAATTACGATATTACAGTTCAAGAAATAGAATATATTAACTATTTAGTTAATTTTTACTATGAAGATAACAGTACAAAATTTAACGATAGTTTAGTAATAAATACTGAAAATTTAAACAAAAATACAAACGATTCAATAAATGTTTCATTACCTGAAAATTCATTAATCGTAGTTTCTTACAATAACGTAGTTAGAAGCGTTTATACTTCTGAAAATAGTATAATTAATATTTATATGCCCTCAAAGACTTCCTACTTATCTCAAGTGCGATTATCCTCCTATTATGATGACAAGATAACTGTAAAATCAACCGATAACAAAATAATCTGTGAAAATACGAAAGAATTAAATACGTATTTAATGACCGGAAAAGTTTATAAAATATACATAAATGACGTTTTTTACAAAGATTTAACCGTAGATGGTGCAAAAGATATATCACTACCTTATTCTAATAGCAATACTGGTTTAGAAATACACGCTACACAAAACGATAAGTGTGTCATAATTTATGGCAAATCGAGTTCTGAGGAAACGTTAAAAGTTGAATTTAAATCAAATTATGGAAATTATACAAATAATTACAAAATAACAAGTGATATGACAATTATACAAATTGACAAATCTACAATAATTGATAATATAAATAATACCCCCAATCAGTTTAAAGTTGATTTAAAAATCTATGATTCATCTAATAAATTAATTCAATCGGAAACTATGGTTTTAATAAATAATAAAATAACTGAAAATACAAACGATTCAAAACTATTTTCTTTAGTAATTGCCTTGGTAATTTTGATAACTCTTTTAATCGTACCTAAATCATATTTTCACATGTCATTATTAATGGCAGGCGGTGTATTTGCAATATTATCGGTTTATTTAGAAAATAATTTATCTATTATAACGGTTGGCTTTTTTACAGGTCTTGCAATCGTTTATTTCATAAAATCTAAAATGGGTAAATAG
- a CDS encoding type II toxin-antitoxin system RelE family toxin: MQLKIANEKLSNKIKRIARKDKKHAEALYKAFDKLIENPYCGKPLKHELKGNYLIHVYSSFVLIYELKEDVNTIVILEYAHHDDAY; the protein is encoded by the coding sequence ATGCAATTAAAAATTGCAAATGAAAAATTATCTAATAAAATTAAAAGAATAGCTAGAAAAGATAAAAAGCATGCAGAAGCTTTATATAAAGCATTTGATAAATTAATTGAAAATCCATATTGTGGAAAACCTTTAAAGCATGAATTAAAAGGTAATTACCTAATTCACGTTTATTCTTCTTTTGTTTTAATATATGAACTTAAAGAAGACGTTAATACTATTGTTATTTTAGAATATGCGCATCATGATGATGCATATTAA
- a CDS encoding DUF2683 family protein, with protein sequence MVKANITLDESTNKIINLVKTTEEFKDKSEAINYIVLEYAEKILNKETFKEEFIQSVLANKKSLPSENVDITSEAYRRELLGL encoded by the coding sequence ATGGTAAAAGCAAACATTACTTTAGATGAAAGTACCAATAAAATAATTAACTTGGTAAAAACGACTGAAGAATTCAAAGATAAAAGTGAAGCTATAAACTATATCGTTTTAGAATACGCTGAAAAAATATTAAATAAAGAAACGTTCAAAGAAGAATTTATTCAGTCAGTGCTTGCAAACAAAAAAAGTTTGCCTTCGGAAAATGTGGATATAACTAGTGAAGCTTATAGGCGTGAATTACTCGGTTTATAA
- a CDS encoding MarR family transcriptional regulator has protein sequence MDMLKIISKKHVKEIIYCLDENGELYVGQIGEILNVDRRNLSRLLAELAKSEIVINRKEEVEDNSLPKSYYKLSIKGENLKLILDIMNILNKDIERDIQFKLKELKRILEDKNEDLEDSGNNKNNMQSNNTINDNSGFVNTGNIGGNVKFQK, from the coding sequence ATGGATATGTTAAAAATAATCTCAAAAAAACATGTTAAGGAAATAATTTATTGTTTGGATGAAAATGGGGAATTGTATGTCGGTCAAATCGGAGAAATTTTAAATGTAGACCGCAGAAATTTGAGTAGATTATTAGCTGAATTAGCAAAATCTGAGATTGTAATAAATAGAAAAGAAGAAGTTGAAGATAATTCATTGCCTAAATCGTATTACAAATTATCTATAAAGGGCGAAAATTTAAAATTAATATTGGATATAATGAATATATTGAATAAAGATATTGAAAGAGATATACAATTTAAATTAAAAGAATTAAAAAGAATTCTTGAAGATAAAAATGAAGATTTAGAAGATTCGGGAAATAATAAAAACAATATGCAAAGTAACAATACAATTAATGATAATTCTGGATTTGTAAATACTGGAAATATTGGTGGCAATGTTAAATTTCAAAAATAA
- a CDS encoding DUF2080 family transposase-associated protein, with protein MKVVHEYEGVVKPLGNSGRVQPAIPGKLIGKRVIVKVLDEETMKDTEENDESKNKKYKTERKKIGDKK; from the coding sequence GTGAAAGTAGTTCACGAATACGAGGGGGTTGTAAAACCATTAGGAAACTCAGGTCGAGTTCAACCTGCAATACCTGGAAAATTAATTGGTAAACGGGTTATTGTAAAGGTTTTAGATGAAGAAACAATGAAAGATACGGAAGAGAACGATGAATCTAAAAATAAAAAATATAAAACAGAGCGTAAAAAAATAGGGGATAAAAAATAA
- a CDS encoding DUF2540 domain-containing protein translates to MRKYFYTRNKIDSRDVRYFLHKIEELKEINPEYLVQAVKYEKKHKVSITLSEREAKIVEKYGKATDILINYLQEAELHEGYQY, encoded by the coding sequence ATGCGTAAATATTTTTACACAAGAAATAAAATCGATTCAAGGGATGTAAGGTATTTCTTACATAAAATAGAGGAATTAAAAGAAATAAATCCCGAATATTTAGTTCAAGCAGTTAAATATGAAAAAAAGCACAAAGTTTCTATAACGTTATCTGAAAGAGAAGCTAAAATCGTTGAAAAATATGGAAAAGCCACCGACATATTGATTAATTATTTGCAAGAGGCAGAGCTACATGAAGGATACCAATATTAA